A single Lolium perenne isolate Kyuss_39 chromosome 6, Kyuss_2.0, whole genome shotgun sequence DNA region contains:
- the LOC127308753 gene encoding mediator of RNA polymerase II transcription subunit 15a: MRATKRALGTPLGVSLSSPSCRSYMLHLHIPRDLTIANPAIRSMYAEWRPMQGSDPAAGGDWRAQLQPEERSRAVHKMMETLQKCLPVSVPERLNEFQEIAVQFEENIYTAATNHSDYLRKISRELLSMAPVNAQVISNQNNPVQAYADSTAQTGHAGGGNWQEEIYQMIKRLKGQYFVELNELFNKVSVKLQQIDSLIPPQEPSEQYELLKRFKIMLDRILQVLQISKSAIQPSIRHKVPQYEEQIIRILTSRRRKPVQPQAPQRFQPPAGQASNFNISHQQHPSQSLSQHDSHTNPQASLSSMSTRLQSSSAAVLRHVPVHPTTNFCVPAQQNGSNVERQAGYAVEAAQGSNFSSWQSGSMGGALQQGSTGLMQGTMNVQLQIGSSSMLSHLSGQREHMTKRKWCDTL; the protein is encoded by the exons ATGcgggctaccaaacgcgccctaggCACGCCTCTGGGCGTCTCCTTGTCCTCGCCGTCGTGTCGTTCATATATGCTCCACCTCCACATCCCCCGAGACCTAACCATCGCCAATCCGGCAATCCGCAGCATGTACGCCGAGTGGCGGCCCATGCAAGGGTCCGACCCCGCTGCCGGAGGCGATTGGCGCGCCCAGCTCCAGCCTGAGGAGCGCAGCAGGGCCGTCCACAAGAT GATGGAAACTCTGCAGAAGTGTCTGCCAGTGTCAGTGCCAGAGAGGCTGAACGAATTTCAAGAAATTGCTGTGCAATTCGAAGAGAATATCTATACCGCAGCGACCAACCAT TCTGACTATCTTCGGAAGATTTCTCGGGAATTGCTCTCTATGGCTCCTGTAAATGCGCAAGTGATTTCAAACCAAAACAACCCGGTTCAAG CATATGCGGACTCTACTGCTCAAACAGGCCATGCAGGTGGAGGTAATTGGCAGGAGGAGATATATCAAATG ATTAAGAGGTTGAAGGGCCAATACTTTGTAGAACTCAATGAATTGTTCAATAAGGTCTCTGTGAAGCTACAGCAGATTGACAGCCTCATACCACCTCAAGAGCCATCTGAGCAGTATGAATTATTGAAGAGATTTAAAATAATGTTGGACCGTATATTACAAGTTCTGCAAATTAGTAAGAGTGCTATCCAGCCTTCTATTAGGCACAAAGTTCCGCAATACGAGGAACAGATCATCCGTATCTTGACTTCACGAAGAAGGAAGCCAGTGCAACCACAAGCACCGCAACGGTTCCAGCCACCTGCAGGACAAGCTTCTAATTTCAACATTTCACATCAACAACATCCTTCCCAAAGTCTGTCGCAGCATGATAGTCATACCAATCCTCAAGCAAGTTTGTCAAGCATGAGCACCAGATTACAATCCTCTAGTGCAGCTGTTCTCCGGCATGTACCTGTGCATCCAACAACAAACTTCTGTGTCCCTGCACAGCAAAATGGTTCAAACGTAGAGCGGCAGGCAGGCTATGCTGTGGAGGCTGCTCAAGGAAGCAATTTCAGTTCCTGGCAGTCTGGTTCAATGGGTGGCGCATTACAACAGGGAAGCACTGGGCTGATGCAGGGTACGATGAATGTTCAACTGCAGATAGGAAGTAGTAGCATGTTATCTCACCTCTCAGGGCAGAGGGAACACATGACCAAGCGGAAGTGGTGCGACACCCTTTGA